Proteins from one Pseudomonadota bacterium genomic window:
- a CDS encoding inner membrane-spanning protein YciB encodes MKLLYDFLPIVLFFAAYNLYGIYVATGVAIVASLVMVCIGWLRHRKVERMHLVSLVIITVMGGLTLWLQDKAFVMWKPTLINWLFAAVFAGTAAFGKPLVQRLLDGQLTLEKPVWSTLNWMWVGFFVVSGAANLFVARHYLSAEDALRQAVPEITAEQLDPFDCERDFTGDALTLCRTAADRESFWVNFKLFGLLGLTVVFIVGQAVYLGRHMETEDDDGDAPDAPT; translated from the coding sequence ATGAAACTGCTCTACGACTTTCTGCCGATCGTCCTGTTTTTTGCCGCGTACAACCTCTACGGCATCTACGTGGCGACCGGGGTGGCGATCGTCGCGTCCCTCGTCATGGTGTGTATCGGTTGGTTGCGCCACCGCAAGGTCGAACGCATGCACCTGGTGTCGCTGGTCATCATCACCGTGATGGGCGGACTGACCCTGTGGTTGCAGGACAAGGCCTTCGTGATGTGGAAGCCGACGCTGATCAACTGGCTGTTCGCGGCGGTTTTCGCTGGCACGGCGGCGTTCGGCAAGCCGCTGGTGCAGCGGCTGCTTGACGGTCAGCTCACCCTGGAGAAACCCGTGTGGTCGACCCTCAACTGGATGTGGGTCGGCTTTTTCGTGGTCAGCGGCGCTGCCAACCTGTTCGTCGCCCGGCACTACCTGAGCGCCGAGGACGCGCTGCGTCAGGCCGTGCCCGAGATCACGGCCGAGCAGCTCGACCCCTTCGACTGCGAGCGCGACTTCACCGGTGACGCGCTCACGCTTTGCCGGACCGCAGCAGACCGGGAGTCGTTCTGGGTGAACTTCAAATTGTTCGGCTTGCTGGGGTTGACCGTGGTCTTTATCGTCGGTCAGGCGGTCTACCTCGGGCGCCACATGGAGACCGAGGACGACGACGGGGACGCCCCCGACGCACCGACCTGA
- the scpB gene encoding SMC-Scp complex subunit ScpB, protein MSQHKTQHIIEAALLTAGKPLSVQQLQAVLSEDDTPLDRQFVLAALDGLADDLAGRGVELRQVASGYRLQVKQEFEPWVARLFEERPPRYSRALLETLALIAYRQPITRAEIEDVRGVSVSSTIVKTLLEREWIKVVGQRDVPGRPSMYGTTKAFLDYFNIKAVSDLPPLDALLDLETIDKQLDMLGGGAEPSAESVPSVDADDMEEGDADALPASLDGGDTVSAAQGDATDPTGATSTGASVAVAGGDIGGDATEIDTDGDATEADIDGLVEMLDQLDAPGDISDDVVTLDGVDADASVGDVPVDHNPVTTPSALARSGDTVAAVEAARSALAEQAERALSDIASRQDGVDASVQETPGPADDPTLNALGTEPSLESDVPAAPPHDTDIAALIDADNRNHEAARGEPVTPADSLRRSAPDTAGD, encoded by the coding sequence ATGAGCCAACACAAGACACAGCACATCATCGAAGCGGCCCTGCTGACGGCGGGCAAACCGTTGAGCGTGCAGCAGCTTCAGGCGGTGTTGTCCGAAGACGACACACCCCTCGACAGGCAATTCGTACTCGCCGCGCTCGACGGCCTCGCCGACGACCTCGCCGGGCGCGGGGTTGAGCTTCGACAGGTGGCCAGCGGGTACCGCCTGCAGGTCAAACAGGAGTTTGAACCCTGGGTCGCGCGTTTGTTCGAGGAGCGGCCGCCTCGGTACTCGCGAGCCCTGCTGGAAACCCTTGCGCTGATTGCCTATCGGCAGCCGATCACCCGAGCCGAGATCGAGGACGTTCGCGGCGTCAGTGTCAGCAGCACGATCGTCAAAACCCTGCTCGAGCGCGAGTGGATCAAGGTAGTCGGCCAACGTGATGTGCCCGGGCGGCCGTCGATGTACGGCACGACCAAAGCCTTTCTCGACTACTTCAACATCAAGGCGGTTTCCGATCTGCCGCCACTCGACGCGCTGCTGGATCTCGAGACCATCGACAAGCAGCTCGACATGCTCGGCGGTGGCGCTGAGCCGTCAGCCGAGTCGGTGCCGTCGGTGGACGCTGACGACATGGAGGAGGGCGACGCGGATGCCCTGCCGGCGTCGCTCGACGGTGGCGATACCGTCAGCGCTGCCCAGGGAGACGCCACGGACCCTACGGGCGCCACATCCACCGGCGCGTCAGTGGCCGTGGCGGGTGGTGACATCGGTGGCGATGCGACTGAGATTGACACCGACGGTGATGCCACCGAGGCCGACATCGACGGGCTCGTCGAGATGCTCGACCAGCTCGACGCGCCTGGTGACATCAGCGACGACGTGGTCACTCTGGACGGGGTGGACGCCGACGCCAGTGTGGGCGACGTGCCGGTGGATCACAACCCTGTCACCACACCCTCGGCCCTGGCGCGCAGCGGCGACACCGTGGCCGCGGTCGAGGCCGCCCGCTCGGCGCTGGCGGAGCAGGCTGAACGCGCACTGTCGGACATTGCGTCGCGTCAGGACGGTGTCGATGCCTCGGTCCAGGAAACACCCGGCCCGGCAGATGACCCGACCCTCAACGCGCTCGGCACCGAGCCCTCGCTGGAATCGGATGTGCCCGCGGCCCCACCACACGACACGGACATTGCGGCGCTCATCGACGCCGACAACCGCAACCATGAGGCCGCGCGTGGGGAACCCGTAACCCCGGCGGACTCACTTCGGCGAAGCGCGCCCGACACCGCAGGCGATTGA
- the xylF gene encoding D-xylose ABC transporter substrate-binding protein — MPAALAALVSVNVNAADVTVGVSWSNFQEERWKTDEAAMLGALEAGGATYLSADAQSSSSKQLSDIESLIAQGVDALIILAQDAQAIGPAVQAAADEGIPVVAYDRLIEDDRAFYLTFDNVEVGRMQARAVFDAQPKGRYVMIKGSPTDPNADFLRGGQQEVLQAAIDSGDIEIVGEAYTDGWLPANAQRNMEQILTATDNGVDAVVASNDGTAGGVVAALTAQGMEGIPVSGQDGDHAALNRVAKGTQTVSVWKDARDLGRAAGEIAVALAGGTAMSDVEGAGSWTSPGGTTMTSMFLAPVPVTADNLSDVVDAGWISQDALCQGVSNGPAPCN, encoded by the coding sequence ATACCGGCGGCCCTGGCCGCATTGGTCTCTGTCAATGTCAACGCGGCCGACGTGACAGTCGGCGTCAGCTGGTCGAATTTCCAGGAAGAGCGGTGGAAAACCGACGAAGCGGCGATGCTCGGCGCGCTGGAAGCTGGCGGCGCGACCTACCTGTCAGCCGACGCACAGTCGTCGTCATCCAAACAGCTTTCGGACATCGAGAGCCTGATCGCGCAGGGTGTCGATGCGCTGATCATCCTGGCACAGGATGCTCAGGCGATTGGCCCGGCGGTCCAGGCCGCAGCGGATGAAGGCATCCCCGTGGTCGCCTACGACCGGCTGATCGAAGACGATCGCGCGTTCTACCTGACCTTTGACAACGTCGAAGTCGGCCGCATGCAGGCACGCGCGGTGTTCGACGCTCAGCCGAAAGGCCGTTACGTCATGATCAAAGGGTCACCCACAGACCCCAACGCCGACTTTCTGCGCGGCGGTCAGCAGGAAGTGCTGCAGGCCGCGATCGACAGCGGCGACATCGAGATCGTCGGTGAGGCCTACACCGACGGCTGGCTGCCCGCGAACGCCCAGCGCAACATGGAGCAGATTCTGACTGCCACCGACAACGGCGTTGACGCCGTGGTCGCATCCAACGACGGCACCGCCGGCGGCGTGGTCGCAGCCCTCACTGCACAGGGCATGGAAGGCATTCCGGTGTCGGGCCAGGACGGCGACCACGCGGCACTGAACCGCGTTGCCAAAGGCACTCAGACGGTGTCCGTGTGGAAGGATGCCCGTGACCTCGGCCGCGCTGCAGGCGAGATCGCGGTCGCCCTCGCCGGTGGTACAGCCATGTCCGACGTGGAAGGCGCGGGCAGCTGGACCTCACCGGGCGGCACCACCATGACCTCGATGTTCCTGGCACCGGTTCCGGTTACAGCAGACAACCTGTCAGACGTGGTCGACGCCGGCTGGATTTCCCAGGATGCCCTCTGCCAGGGCGTGAGCAACGGTCCGGCCCCCTGTAACTGA
- the xylA gene encoding xylose isomerase: protein MSLFESFSATQYEGPDSSNPLAFRHYNPDEVIAGKALRDHLRFAIAYWHSFAWEGGDPFGGRTFDRPWFPQDSMANARLKADAAFELFNAVQAPYFCWHDADLRPEQGNYADNVSTLDEITDYIGEKMAASGMKCLWGTANLFSDRRWMGGAASNPDPDVYAFAGATVKACLDATHKLGGENYVLWGGREGYETLLNTDLRRELDHMGRFLNQVVEYKHKIGFGGTILVEPKPQEPTKHQYDFDVATCVGFLRKYGLEDEVKLNIEQGHAILAGHSFEHEIAVAVAEGMFGSIDMNRNDYQSGWDTDQFPNNTPEVALAYYHILKGGGFTTGGTNFDAKLRRQSLDAEDLVAAHVGAMDVCARGFKAAMAMLEDGGLEAALQTRYAGWEHDSAQALLAGSLADLAERVRDQDIRPEPRSGRQEILENLVNRFV from the coding sequence ATGTCCTTGTTCGAGTCGTTTTCGGCCACGCAGTACGAAGGGCCGGACAGCAGCAACCCGCTGGCGTTCAGGCACTACAACCCGGACGAGGTGATCGCCGGCAAAGCCCTGCGCGACCACTTGCGCTTTGCCATCGCCTACTGGCACAGCTTTGCGTGGGAAGGGGGGGACCCCTTCGGTGGCCGTACCTTTGATCGGCCCTGGTTTCCGCAGGACTCGATGGCCAATGCCCGGCTCAAGGCCGATGCGGCTTTCGAGCTGTTCAACGCGGTGCAGGCGCCCTACTTCTGCTGGCACGACGCCGACCTCCGTCCAGAGCAGGGCAACTATGCCGACAACGTGTCGACCCTGGACGAGATCACCGACTACATCGGCGAGAAGATGGCGGCTTCCGGCATGAAGTGTCTGTGGGGCACGGCCAACCTCTTCAGTGACCGCCGCTGGATGGGTGGCGCGGCGAGCAACCCCGACCCCGATGTCTACGCCTTCGCCGGCGCGACCGTCAAGGCCTGTCTCGACGCGACGCACAAGCTCGGCGGCGAGAACTACGTGCTCTGGGGTGGCCGTGAGGGCTACGAAACCCTGCTGAACACCGACCTTCGGCGCGAACTGGACCACATGGGCCGCTTCCTGAACCAGGTGGTCGAGTACAAGCACAAGATCGGCTTCGGCGGCACCATCCTGGTCGAGCCCAAACCCCAGGAACCCACCAAACACCAGTACGACTTCGACGTCGCGACCTGTGTCGGCTTCCTGCGCAAGTACGGGCTCGAGGACGAGGTCAAACTCAACATCGAACAGGGCCACGCGATCCTCGCGGGCCACAGCTTCGAGCACGAGATTGCCGTGGCGGTCGCCGAGGGCATGTTCGGTTCGATCGACATGAACCGCAACGACTACCAATCCGGCTGGGACACGGACCAGTTTCCGAACAACACGCCGGAGGTTGCGCTGGCGTACTACCACATCCTCAAGGGCGGGGGTTTCACCACCGGTGGCACCAACTTCGACGCCAAGTTGCGGCGTCAGTCTCTGGACGCCGAGGACCTTGTCGCAGCGCACGTTGGCGCCATGGACGTCTGCGCACGCGGTTTCAAAGCCGCCATGGCCATGCTCGAGGACGGCGGGCTCGAGGCTGCACTCCAGACCCGTTACGCGGGCTGGGAGCACGACAGCGCCCAGGCGTTGCTGGCCGGGTCGCTCGCCGACCTCGCCGAGCGCGTGCGCGACCAGGACATCCGACCGGAACCGCGCTCGGGGCGCCAGGAGATCCTCGAGAACCTCGTCAACCGCTTCGTCTGA
- a CDS encoding sugar ABC transporter permease, translating to MAAGPSTPDLPTVERSLLQQLEVDSRLLGMIGALIVLCIGFNLLTDGRFLTPRNLFNLSIQTVSVAIMASGMVFVIVTRHIDLSVGALLATSSAVMAMTQTQVLPHMLGFGLDNPAIWVVTLAVGLITGTLIGAFHGWMVGYLTIPAFIVTLGGFLVWRNVAWYLTSGQTIGPLDSNFMMFGGTNGTLGTTWSWVVGVGACLAALAVQWRSRRVKLGHGFTVKPLWAEYTLGLVIVTAILGFIATLNAYNIPTRRLKRLFEARGETMPEGLEVGYGLPISVLILIAVALIMTLIARRTRFGRYIFATGGNPDAAELSGINTRWLTVKLFALMGFLCALSAVVASSRLANHTNDIGTLDELRVIAAAVIGGTALSGGVGTIHGAILGALIMQALQSGMAMVGVDAPFQNIVVGSVLVAAVLIDIIYRKRLGVRQ from the coding sequence ATGGCTGCCGGTCCGTCCACACCCGACCTGCCCACGGTCGAACGCAGCTTGCTGCAGCAACTCGAGGTCGACAGCCGTCTGCTCGGCATGATCGGCGCGCTGATCGTCCTCTGCATCGGTTTCAATCTTTTGACCGACGGGCGTTTTCTGACCCCGCGCAACCTGTTCAACTTGTCGATCCAGACGGTGTCAGTCGCGATCATGGCATCCGGCATGGTGTTCGTGATCGTCACGCGTCACATCGACCTGAGCGTTGGCGCTCTGCTGGCCACGAGCTCCGCCGTCATGGCGATGACCCAAACGCAAGTGCTGCCCCACATGCTCGGGTTTGGCCTGGACAACCCGGCCATCTGGGTGGTGACACTGGCCGTGGGTCTGATCACCGGCACCCTGATCGGCGCTTTCCACGGCTGGATGGTGGGCTACCTCACGATCCCGGCCTTCATCGTCACCCTCGGCGGCTTTCTCGTCTGGCGGAACGTCGCCTGGTATCTGACAAGCGGGCAGACCATCGGCCCGTTGGACAGCAATTTCATGATGTTCGGTGGCACCAACGGCACCCTTGGCACCACCTGGAGTTGGGTGGTCGGCGTCGGTGCCTGTCTCGCGGCACTCGCCGTGCAGTGGCGCAGCCGCCGGGTGAAGCTGGGCCACGGGTTTACCGTCAAGCCGTTGTGGGCGGAGTACACGCTCGGTCTGGTCATCGTGACGGCCATTCTCGGTTTCATCGCCACACTGAACGCTTACAACATTCCGACACGGCGCCTCAAGCGCCTGTTCGAGGCCCGCGGTGAAACCATGCCCGAGGGTCTGGAGGTCGGCTACGGACTGCCCATTTCGGTGCTCATCCTGATTGCAGTCGCCTTGATCATGACGCTGATTGCGCGGCGCACACGCTTCGGGCGTTACATCTTCGCGACTGGCGGCAACCCGGACGCCGCGGAGCTCTCCGGCATCAACACCCGGTGGCTGACCGTGAAGCTGTTCGCGCTGATGGGCTTTCTGTGCGCGCTCTCAGCCGTGGTCGCAAGCTCGCGCCTGGCCAACCACACCAACGACATTGGCACACTCGACGAATTGCGGGTCATCGCCGCCGCCGTGATCGGCGGCACCGCCCTCTCCGGCGGTGTCGGCACCATCCACGGCGCCATCCTCGGCGCGCTGATCATGCAAGCGCTGCAGTCCGGCATGGCAATGGTCGGCGTCGACGCCCCGTTCCAGAACATCGTGGTTGGCAGCGTGCTGGTCGCCGCCGTGTTGATCGACATCATCTACCGCAAGCGCCTGGGGGTTCGACAATGA
- a CDS encoding L-threonylcarbamoyladenylate synthase, giving the protein MSQFFAIHPDNPQRRLVRTAVSIVRDGGVIVYPTDSCYALGCHIGDKGAMTRMARIRAIDKADNFTLVCRDLGDLATYARVDNATYRVLRAHTPGPYTFILRATAEVPRRLQHPKRKTIGLRVPKHNIVSALLEELGEPILSSTLRLPGEELPMTDPHDMRERLQHQVDLVIDGGPCGVDPTTVVSFESGRAELIRHGRGDPSTFVD; this is encoded by the coding sequence GTGAGTCAGTTTTTCGCCATTCACCCGGACAACCCGCAGCGTCGCCTCGTGCGCACCGCCGTGTCGATCGTCCGCGACGGCGGTGTCATCGTCTACCCGACCGACTCCTGTTACGCACTCGGCTGTCACATCGGTGACAAAGGTGCCATGACGCGCATGGCGCGTATCCGCGCGATTGACAAGGCCGACAACTTCACTTTGGTGTGTCGCGACCTCGGTGACCTCGCGACCTATGCGCGTGTGGACAACGCCACCTACCGCGTCTTACGCGCACACACGCCGGGACCCTACACTTTCATCCTGCGGGCCACGGCGGAAGTGCCACGCCGTCTGCAGCACCCCAAGCGCAAGACGATCGGACTGCGTGTGCCGAAGCACAACATTGTCAGCGCCTTGCTCGAGGAACTCGGCGAACCGATCCTCAGCAGCACCTTGCGCCTGCCGGGCGAGGAACTCCCGATGACCGATCCGCACGACATGCGTGAACGGTTGCAACACCAGGTTGACCTGGTCATCGACGGTGGGCCCTGCGGTGTCGACCCGACCACGGTGGTGTCCTTCGAATCCGGACGAGCCGAGTTGATCCGACACGGGCGGGGCGACCCATCCACGTTCGTCGACTGA
- a CDS encoding O-succinylhomoserine sulfhydrylase, which produces MSPSDHDPDRPLRPETVALRHAQHRTNEREHSEAIFATSSFVFDDAAHAAALFSGGDVEDNVYSRFTNPTVRAFQDRLAALEGGDACLATASGMAAIMVLCLGTLKQGDHVLAAKGLFGSTTTLLMRYLPRWGIEVDLVPLADAEAWARAVQPNTRLLFVETPTNPRMEAADIAALSAIARGADALLAVDNCFCTPILQRPLELGADVVMHSATKYLDGQGRCVGGALVGGHELIDETLFGFMRCIGASMSPFNAWVFLKGLETLAVRMRQHCENAHHLATWLEAQDGVREVIYPGLASHPQHALITRQQSAAGGMVSFVVDGGQAAAWRLIDGVRLLSVTGNLGDARTTITHPATTTHARLSDAQRADAGIEPGLIRLSVGLEHVDDIQADLSQALGAVS; this is translated from the coding sequence ATGAGCCCATCCGACCACGACCCTGACCGCCCACTGAGGCCCGAGACGGTGGCCCTGCGCCACGCGCAGCACCGCACCAACGAGCGTGAACACAGCGAGGCGATCTTCGCGACGTCGAGTTTCGTGTTCGACGACGCGGCGCACGCCGCTGCGCTGTTCTCCGGCGGAGACGTCGAAGACAACGTCTACTCGCGGTTCACCAACCCCACGGTGCGGGCATTTCAAGACCGCCTTGCCGCACTCGAGGGTGGCGACGCCTGTCTGGCCACCGCCTCGGGTATGGCGGCGATCATGGTGCTGTGCCTCGGCACCTTGAAGCAGGGCGACCACGTGCTCGCGGCCAAGGGGCTGTTCGGCTCGACGACGACACTGCTGATGCGTTACCTGCCGCGCTGGGGAATCGAGGTCGACCTGGTACCGCTCGCCGACGCCGAGGCCTGGGCGCGTGCGGTGCAACCCAACACGCGGTTGCTGTTTGTCGAAACGCCCACCAACCCGCGCATGGAAGCAGCCGACATCGCTGCGCTCAGTGCGATCGCGCGCGGTGCCGACGCCCTGCTCGCTGTGGACAACTGTTTCTGTACACCGATCCTGCAACGCCCGCTCGAACTCGGTGCCGACGTTGTGATGCACTCGGCGACGAAGTACCTCGATGGCCAGGGCCGGTGTGTCGGCGGGGCGTTGGTCGGCGGCCATGAGCTGATCGACGAGACGCTGTTCGGTTTCATGCGCTGCATCGGCGCGAGCATGAGCCCGTTCAACGCCTGGGTGTTCCTCAAAGGGCTGGAAACCCTGGCCGTGCGCATGCGTCAGCACTGTGAGAATGCGCACCACCTGGCGACGTGGCTCGAGGCCCAGGATGGGGTCAGGGAAGTCATCTACCCGGGATTGGCCTCGCACCCGCAGCACGCCCTGATCACGCGGCAACAATCCGCGGCAGGGGGCATGGTGTCCTTCGTCGTCGACGGTGGCCAGGCGGCGGCGTGGCGGCTGATCGACGGTGTCAGGCTGCTGTCAGTCACCGGCAACCTTGGCGACGCGCGCACCACCATCACGCACCCGGCGACCACCACCCACGCGCGGCTCAGTGACGCTCAGCGGGCCGACGCGGGCATCGAGCCCGGTTTGATTCGACTCTCCGTCGGGCTCGAGCACGTCGACGACATCCAGGCAGATCTGTCGCAGGCACTCGGCGCGGTCAGCTGA
- a CDS encoding ScpA family protein yields MSATESNAPEPSTHDADGAPVQAQIPLAVVRGERIMELPRDLYIPPDALEVFLEAFEGPLDLLLYLIRKQNLDILDIPITVITRQYMAYIEMMDTLRLELAAEYLVMAAMLAEIKSRMLLPRPEEIEEEDDPRAELIRRLQQYEQIKSAAVRIDDMPRLERDLFVASAELPELRRRKPEPDVDIKQLLLALNDVFTRADQLANHHISREALSVREKMTHILGELRSDEFTAFADLFQPEEGRLGVVVNFLAILELIKESLIDIQQTAVFAPIYLRARGSLDPGPSDDGDDDGDGDGDHDPSFDRDPVDTAEPEPLAEVG; encoded by the coding sequence GTGAGCGCGACCGAGTCAAACGCCCCCGAGCCGTCCACACACGACGCCGACGGTGCGCCGGTCCAGGCCCAAATCCCGCTCGCCGTGGTGCGTGGCGAGCGCATCATGGAATTGCCGCGCGACCTCTACATCCCGCCGGATGCGCTGGAGGTGTTCCTCGAGGCGTTTGAAGGGCCGCTCGATCTGCTGCTCTACCTGATCCGCAAGCAAAACCTCGACATACTCGACATCCCGATCACCGTCATCACGCGCCAGTACATGGCGTACATCGAGATGATGGACACCCTCCGCCTGGAGCTGGCTGCCGAGTACCTCGTGATGGCTGCCATGCTTGCAGAAATCAAGTCGAGGATGCTGCTGCCGCGGCCGGAGGAAATCGAGGAAGAGGACGATCCCCGGGCCGAGCTGATCCGGCGACTTCAGCAGTACGAGCAGATCAAGAGCGCCGCGGTGCGGATCGACGACATGCCACGGCTCGAGCGCGACCTGTTTGTCGCCTCCGCCGAGCTGCCCGAGTTGCGCCGACGCAAGCCCGAACCTGATGTCGACATCAAGCAACTGCTGCTCGCACTGAACGACGTGTTCACACGCGCCGATCAACTCGCCAACCACCACATTTCCCGCGAAGCGCTGTCGGTGCGCGAAAAGATGACCCACATCCTCGGCGAGCTGCGCAGCGACGAATTCACGGCCTTCGCCGACCTGTTCCAGCCCGAGGAAGGTCGGCTGGGCGTGGTGGTGAATTTTCTCGCGATTCTGGAGTTGATCAAGGAATCCCTCATCGACATCCAGCAAACTGCCGTGTTTGCGCCCATCTACCTGCGTGCCCGCGGCAGCCTCGACCCGGGACCGAGTGACGACGGTGATGACGACGGTGACGGCGACGGTGACCACGACCCGTCCTTCGATCGAGACCCGGTCGACACGGCCGAGCCCGAGCCGCTGGCGGAAGTGGGATGA
- a CDS encoding ROK family transcriptional regulator yields MENTTHALEQRLSARRVVLDAIRAGDGLARVDIAERVGLSPASVTAITAEMLSAGLITTVESASQSEGGDKPRRGRPRVALKVRGAACRVAGLKIARESISAVVVDFEGKDTVSLVTQLDSPCLPPDDLSAAAAAVLDDVCAKGGFTRDDLDGVGIGLAGLIDARRGFVHWSPSLDRRNVAFGENLRTEMRCPVFLDNDANLIAKAEQLFGLGRGVANFVVLTVEHGVGMGVVIDHQIYRGVRGCGTEFGHTKVQLEGALCQCGQRGCLEAYVGDYALLREARIGQSDVQSLPDLWQAAQRGDAVARAVFTRAGRMFALGLANVVNIFDPQLVILAGQRASFDHLDAQSAIAEMRSHVVQVDTADTEVAVHQWGDLMWAKGAAAFAIDGVSALRIQELGAHAE; encoded by the coding sequence ATGGAAAACACCACACACGCCCTTGAACAACGCCTCAGCGCCCGACGCGTGGTGCTTGACGCGATCCGTGCCGGCGACGGTCTGGCGCGCGTCGACATCGCCGAACGGGTTGGCCTGAGCCCGGCGTCGGTGACCGCGATCACCGCCGAAATGCTCAGTGCCGGGCTGATCACCACCGTGGAATCGGCCAGTCAGAGCGAGGGCGGCGACAAACCCCGCCGCGGGCGTCCGCGCGTTGCGCTCAAGGTGCGCGGCGCTGCGTGTCGGGTGGCGGGGCTCAAGATCGCGCGGGAATCGATTTCGGCTGTGGTCGTCGATTTCGAGGGCAAGGACACTGTCAGCCTCGTGACGCAGCTCGACTCGCCCTGTCTGCCGCCCGACGACCTGTCGGCGGCTGCGGCGGCTGTGCTCGACGACGTGTGCGCCAAGGGTGGCTTCACACGCGATGACCTGGACGGCGTCGGCATTGGCCTCGCGGGGTTGATTGATGCCCGCCGCGGCTTCGTTCACTGGTCGCCGTCGCTCGACCGCCGCAACGTCGCGTTCGGCGAGAACCTGCGCACCGAGATGCGGTGCCCCGTGTTCCTCGACAACGACGCGAACCTGATAGCCAAGGCCGAACAGCTTTTCGGTCTCGGGCGCGGCGTGGCCAACTTCGTCGTGCTGACCGTGGAGCACGGCGTCGGTATGGGCGTGGTCATCGACCACCAGATCTACCGGGGCGTGCGCGGCTGCGGCACAGAGTTCGGCCACACCAAGGTGCAACTCGAGGGCGCCCTGTGCCAGTGCGGACAGCGCGGCTGTCTTGAAGCCTACGTTGGAGACTACGCGCTGCTGCGCGAGGCACGTATCGGGCAATCAGACGTGCAGAGCCTGCCCGACCTCTGGCAGGCGGCCCAGCGCGGTGACGCCGTTGCGCGGGCGGTCTTCACACGCGCAGGGCGCATGTTCGCGCTCGGCCTTGCCAACGTCGTCAATATCTTCGACCCGCAGCTCGTGATCCTGGCCGGTCAGCGGGCGTCCTTCGACCACCTCGACGCGCAGAGCGCGATCGCGGAGATGCGCTCCCATGTCGTGCAGGTCGACACCGCCGACACCGAGGTCGCGGTCCACCAATGGGGTGACCTGATGTGGGCCAAGGGGGCTGCCGCCTTCGCAATCGACGGGGTGTCGGCCTTGCGGATTCAGGAGCTCGGTGCGCATGCGGAGTGA
- a CDS encoding ATP-binding cassette domain-containing protein, with the protein MSVQPSQAHQGSPLVELNNISVSFGGIKAVDDVSVDLYPGEVVGLLGHNGAGKSTLIKVLSGAYAKQTGDIRINGQSVEINNPRDARQHNIETIYQTLALADNLDAASNLFLGRELLTPLGLVDEAAMEAECRKIMARLNPNFQKFTEPVSALSGGQRQSVAIARAVYFNARILIMDEPTAALGPQETAMVAELIQQLKAEGIGIFLIDHDVHAVMELCDRASVMKNGQLVGTVSIPDVTDDDLLSMIILGKKPGEAAA; encoded by the coding sequence ATGAGTGTGCAACCGTCGCAAGCGCACCAGGGCAGCCCCCTGGTCGAGCTCAACAACATCAGCGTGTCCTTCGGCGGCATCAAAGCGGTGGACGACGTCAGCGTCGACCTGTACCCGGGCGAAGTCGTTGGCCTGCTCGGCCACAACGGCGCCGGCAAGTCGACCCTGATCAAGGTGCTCTCGGGCGCGTACGCCAAGCAGACCGGCGACATCCGCATCAACGGCCAATCGGTCGAGATCAACAACCCGCGTGACGCGCGGCAGCACAACATCGAAACGATCTACCAGACGCTTGCGTTGGCAGACAACCTCGATGCGGCGAGCAACCTGTTCCTCGGGCGCGAGCTGCTGACACCCCTCGGCCTCGTGGACGAGGCGGCGATGGAAGCCGAATGCCGCAAGATCATGGCGCGGCTGAACCCGAATTTTCAGAAGTTCACCGAACCGGTATCTGCGCTTTCAGGCGGTCAGCGCCAGTCGGTCGCGATTGCCCGTGCGGTCTACTTCAACGCGCGCATCCTGATCATGGACGAACCCACCGCGGCGCTCGGCCCCCAGGAAACGGCGATGGTCGCCGAGCTCATTCAACAGCTCAAGGCCGAGGGCATCGGCATCTTTCTCATCGACCACGACGTGCACGCGGTGATGGAGCTGTGCGACCGCGCGAGCGTCATGAAGAACGGCCAGCTGGTCGGCACGGTCAGCATCCCCGATGTGACCGACGACGACCTGCTGTCGATGATCATTCTGGGCAAGAAGCCGGGCGAAGCGGCGGCCTGA